The Oscillatoria acuminata PCC 6304 genomic interval TCCTTGTCCAGGACCGCCCCATCCCTGAATCATTTCTCCGGCAAAGGCGTCCCGAATGGCGGTCACCGGACGGACCGAATCATAAAATGTTTTGGTCTCCCAACAGGCAATTCCGGCATCAAATAGGGCGTTGCTCAAGGTGAAAAAGAGTTGGATATCCCGATCTAAGCTATGAGTTTGCCGATCGCTGATCCATTGAGCAAATGTCATCCAGGTTCCCGGGGGGAAAGATGTTCCCGCGCCATCTTCCCAAAATTCAGCAATGATTTTTTGGCGATCGCTCAAATTGGCATTAATCTCTATCAATTCGGCCATTTGTTGAGCAAACTCAGGACTGTCAACTTTCAGCGGTTCTGGGGGTCGAAATTGAGCGCCAGAGTTCAAGGCAAAGGGTATCACATTTCCCCAGTGAGGGGTGAGAAAGGTTTGAATTCGACCGTTCGGGTCGTCGAGGGGTTCTCGCAAGGGTTGCCAGCCACTGCGATCGCTGAGGATATCGGGATGATTGACGGGTTGATATCCGGTGATATCCTGATAGTTATTTAAGGCATTAGACCCATCTTGTTGTCGAAATTCCAGTAAATTTTCAGCCACAAAATACCCCAAACCTGATGCCGTATTCAGTGCAGTATTCCTCGGTGATGGATTATACCCGAGTTGCTGCATTTTGGTATTTAAAAACTCAATTTGTGAGGGAAATAACTGGCTCAATGTATAATATGCCGCATGGCTCATTGTCTCACTTTTGTTCAGTTCTGTATTCTCTTCCCCAGGCCGTTCCAGGCGGTTTTCCGGTTGAGTGGCGATCGCCCTGGAGTTGTAGGCCGCCCAACTGTCAAACATCGCTGTATGCACCAAAGCATAAGCACGGGAGGCGATCGTTGGACCCGGCCTCGTATTGCGAACCGCCTGCTGTGCTACTTCATCCCAAAACGGCACGCTCCGGGAATAGGCGATGCGGCCTTCCCCTTCTCCATAAGTGAGATAATGATGTAGTCCGCTGCTAAATCCTGTCACCGGGTCGATCGCCTCCGCCACATCCGGATTGTGTTGTTGATAGAACTGTTCATCAAATAAAACACTCGGATTCCGGTTTTCCTGTTGTCCAAACCTCAGATAATGAGTCAGTCCTGAATCTAATAATTGCCCTGCAACCGCAGCAGCAACATCGGGATATTGTTCTAAATAATAGGCTTCATTATACCAGGCACTCGGAGTTCGGCTTTCTCCCTGACCCCATTGGATAAAATGCTCTAATCCAGAGTTGAATCCTCCCTGGGTTACGGCTAAATTTACATCTGGATTTTGTTGTAAGTAATAGCTTTCATCGAATAAGTCGTCAATTAATAACATGGCTTTCTCTCTGATTCTTGCAGTGAATCGGGTCCTGATGGCATTGTGGATTGACGTATTCCCTTGATATCTGTAGGGGCGATTCGCAAATCGCCCCTACCATTCTAAGATTTGACCTCCAAATTAGATTCGGCGACCTTCACGATGCCCAAAAATTAGGTAATGAGCTAATGCATTCGGGAAAATGTCTTGATTAACCGCAGCAGCAACATCGGGGTTAGTTTGTAAATAGAATCCGGGGTTAAAGGTTAAAGAAATTGGAGCCCGTCCTTCTAAGAAACCAAACTGGATGAAATGAGCAAAACCACTGTCAATTCCCCCACTGGTTTTGGCTGCCGATACATCAGAATTTTGAGCCAGATAAGCCTGTTCGTCAAATAATTGACTAGGATTTCGGCCTTCAAATTGTCCAAAGTTGGTATAATGGACAAAGGCACTGGCTACGCTACCATTGTTAACCGCCGTTGCCACATCAGGGTTAGTTGCTAAATAGAAACCTTCATCAAAGAACAACGACTGGAGATCGAGTTGGAGGTTACGGATAAACTCAATCGAGGTTTGATAGGCGGGAGAAACTGTGAGATTGGGGTTGCTAATTTTAGCAATAAATCCATCCAGAGCTTCTTCTAGTTTAGCACTTTGAATCGCCCCGGTTGTGATGGGAAAATCAGGCGATCGCGTCCCGCCAGTGACATAAATATTTCCGGCATCATCAGGAACCATTCCGAGGATAAAATCTCGTTGACTGCCTCCGAAGAAGGTGGAATAAATGGCCTCAGACCCTTGGGGATTGAGTTGGGTAATAAATGCATCGGCAACCCCAGAAAACGAGGGTTGGAGAGCATTAACCGTGGGAAAGTCGGGGGAGTCGGTATTCCCGGCAATATAAACATTTCCCAGACTATCGAGGGCGATCGGTCCACTGAAGTCCATTTCGCTTCCCCCCAAAAATGTCGAGTAGACTAACCCAGTTCCGGTGGGATTGAGTTTCGTCACAAAGGAGTCATATAATCCCCCGCCAAAACTGGGCTGAAATGCCCCGGGAGTGGTGGGAAAATCTTCAGAATCCGTATATCCGGCCAGATAAGCATTCCCCTCATTATCAACAGCAATTCCCGTGATATAATCCCCATCGACTTCACCGGAACCCCCGAGGTAGGTTGAATATTCTATCGTCGATCCGCTGGGGTCGAGTTTGGTGACAAAGGCATCCAGAAAAGCACCATTAAATTGAGTCTGAAAAGCACCGGGACTGATGGGAAAATTCGGGGAAGCGGTATATCCGGCAACATAAGCGCTGCCACTTTCATCAACGGCGATCGCCAAAGCGCCATCATCTTCACTCCCGCCTAAATAGGTGGAATAAACCAACTCGGTTCCCGTGGGATTAAGTTTACTTACAAATACATCTCCAAAGGAGAATGCGCCGATCCCCCCAAAGGTATTTTGAGCCGCATTGACTAAGGGAAAATCCGTGGAACTGGTGACGCCAGTCAGGTAAATTTGACCCTGATTATCTAGGGTCATATCCCAGTTCGTTTCTATGCCAGTTCCGCCTAAATAGGTGGAGTAAATCAGTTCGGTTCCACTGTTATTGAATTTGGCAACAAAGGTATCTTGCTCTCCAGATAAAGCGGTTTGAATCGTTCCCGCTGTGGTGGGTAAATCTGTGGAATTGGTATTACCGGAAAGATAAATATTCCCAGCATTATCGACTCGGAGAGAAACATTAGCACCTTCCTCCGATGCTTCTGTGCCACTGCCTCCAAAGTAAGTAGAAAAAAGAATTGTGGTTCCCGTGGGGTCGAGTTTGGTGATAAATACATCACTTTCTCCGGCATTAGCAGATTGGAGTCCTCCGAGGTTAGGAAAATTAGCCGATTGAGTAATTCCAGCAATATAAATATTCCCCACTTGATCTAACGCCACATCAAATCCCCGATCGCTCTGGCTACCCCCGAGATAACTAGAGTATTCTAACACTGGGTCAATCACTAGAGTATAGTTGGGGTCATAATCCCCGATTTCAAACCCCACTAATCCATCCCCTAGCAAGCGATATCCCCCAGATATGGCAATCCGATTGCCGTCAATCTCTTGATAAATGACAGGTGCAGTTTCAATTAATTCCCCTAATGCCGTTTGCAAAATCAATGCCCCATCTTCCCGGATATCTAAGCCCGTAATCCCACTATAATTGAGCCGAATTTGGTCGGGATTGACCCCTGGTTCTACGATAAAGTCACGCTTTAACTGCCCTTCTATGCCATTGTAAAACAAGTGAATGCCCGGATATAATTCGTTATAACTAACTCCGCTATAAGTAGGAACATTACTCACCCATTGGCTCGAATTATTTCCCATGAAAAAGTTAGCAACACCGGGTAAGGGGTTTAAGCCCGATATTTCTGGGTGAGAATTGGCCCCAATAAATTGCAATTGGACTGTAGCATTGACAGGCCCTTCGGGGGTTTGTTGGGAGGAGGTTAATAACAATCCATCCTGGGCGAATTGAATCGTATGTCCGGCACCGGCTACCTGGAATTGCGGGGTTCCGGGTCCGTTTTCTAGGGGAATAAAACTTAATGGCAGGTTGCCAAAGGAGGGATTAATTTCGCCGATGGGGGTGGTGAACCCGACGAGTGGATCGCCTTGAGATTGGGGGAATGCCAAGTCGGGAGTTGCCATTGCTTCGTCCAGCAGGAGGCGATCGCTTCCCAAGATTCCTAAGTCTGATTCCCCGGGAACGAGAGGAGCATTTAAAGGGGCGACTGCCGGATTAAACCCGGAAATAAGCACCGACTCATCCCAACCGGAAGGCTGTGAATTTTCTACCCCGGAAATCAAGCCGAAATTAACCTCTAGTCCAGTTTCAATTAACCCGAGTGCGGCGGTACTATTCGTATCATCCATCATCATGATTCAGTTTCCTCTCTAAGTTTTAAACAAATCGGCATTGAATTTGGATAGGCCGATGATTTTATAGGGAATTAATTTTAGTTGCTGGGTAAAAATTAGCAGGTATTTTTAAAATTGCTAATAAATTCAGTAACATTATCCCAACTTCCTCTAATTTCCCAGTTTGATTCGAGATGTGCGGAGAATGAAGTTTAAAAAAGTTTCAGTTTTAGAAACTATATCCGCCCGGGCTTGCATTCCCGGTTGAATGGAACAATGTTGGTCGTTCCGTTCTCCAGAATTCACAGGGGAGGATTCTGAATGATTAGCGCCCATCCTCGATTTTTGAGTTAAATAAATTTGCTGCAATTCTATGGTGGTTTCATAATAAGAATTGGCGACAGATGAATTCAATTTCGGTTGATTCAAGCTCGAATTAAAACTTCGATTGTCTCCAGAAATCGTATCCGGTGAAATTGCCGATACTTTCCCCAGAAGGGTTCCATATTCTGAATGAGGACAAGCCTCAATTCTAAGGTGAACATTCTGTCCCGTTTCTACTTGACTAATCTCGGAAGAGGGAACCCAGGCTTTAGCCACTAGGGGGGCTTGAATCGGCGAAATTTGGGCAATTTCTTCCCCAATTCGGACGACTTGTCCTGGATTTCTCAAGTTAAGCTGAAGAATTTTGCCGAATTCTGGAGCTTCAATCACTTTTTGCTGAATTTGTCGCTGGATTTGTTCGAGTTCTTGTTCCAAAAATTTCCCTTGATTATCCTGGTCAATTTTTTGTTGAATTAAGGCGGCTCGTTGTTGAGTCAGTTCGGCAATTCTCAACAGCCCAGTCGCCTGGTCTCCTTCTATCTGTTCTCGGGCGATCGCCACTGGAGAATCATTGGGATTGAGTGCAGTTCTAGCACGTTGTACTTTAGATTGGGCGGCAGCAACGGCTTGTTCTTCCCGGGCGATCGCTTGTTTTTGAGTCTCTACCCTAGCCTTTTGGGCGGCTACGGCTTGTTTTTGCTGCTCAACAATCAATTGCACTTCAGCTAATTCATTGTGCAGTCTGGCTTCGGCTCCAGCAATCACCTGTTCTTGCTGTTTCATCCCTGTTTGATAGGACTCTATCCGGGCAGTTTGGGCAGCTAATGCCTGAGTTTGTTGGTCAAATAAAAGCTGGAATTCTTCAAACACTTGACGAGAAATTGCTCCAGTGTCCAGTAAATTTTGATGGCGATCGCGCTTTAACTGAGCAGCGTCTAAGGCCCTTTCAATCCCCGTTAAATCCGCCTGGGCGGACCTGAGTTCAGACTGCATTTGAGATAAATTCTCCCGTTCTTTCCTGACATTAGCTGCCGACTCTACAGGAGAATCTTGAGCAATTTGTTCAAATTGCTGTTTAGAGAGAGTTTTGATATTATCTAGATTTTCGTTGAAATCCATTCGATATTGAGATGCTTGAAACACCCCCGTATTTAGAGAAGAAATTAACTGATTTAAAGTAGCCAATTCTGCTTTGAGTTCAGACCGAGCTTGGGCTAATTCTTGTTCAATAACTCGCAGGTTGGCTAAGGCTTCTTCCACTTCTAAAATGGTATTGGCTTGGCGGTCTTGATAGTCTCTTTGCTGACGGCTGAGTTCAGCTTGGCCGGAAGCGACAGTCCGGGTGCTGCGCTCCGTTTCAGCCATCATCTGGCGGTCAATCGCCTGAATTTGAGCATTGATTTGAGCGATTTGTTGTTGAATGTTCTGTAAGTTATTCTCATTCTGAACTTTTTGGATTTGCAGTTGAGAATCATCCAAGATGGCGATCACTGACCCTTGACTAATTTCCTGATTTTCCCGGACTTCAATCCGTTTTATGGTTCCCTCTACAGCAGCTTGAACGATTTTGACTTCTCCGGTGAGACGGATGGTGGCCGGGACTTTAACCGTAATCGGATATTCCGCGATCGCCGCCATCGTGACCCCTGCCGCCACTGTCCCCACTAAAAATAAGCCGCCTAGGGTATTCCAACCACTTAATGGCGGTAAAAATTCGTCGCTTTTAGCGATGGGAAGTAGATTTTGGTTCGGATCACTCAACATGATTTTTTCAGTCTCTCCACAAGAATCAGCCTCCTGTCCGCCTGAATCACAGTCCTCTTTCGGTTCAGAAGACGGATGAACACAGGAAGAAATGCTGTGGCGCATTAGCGCCACAACAATAGGGTTCTACTTAAGTCTGGGGTGTTGAAATCCAATTTCAAAAATTGGATGTGAGGATATTTGCGGAGGATTCGCCCTTAGGCGGTCAACGCAGCACTTCCACAGCAGGAGCAGGTTGTGGGTCTGACCGTGGGATGTCCACCGGCGATCGAAGACATATCTTCGTCAGAGAGTTCAATTAACCCAGCCGGGTTCTCCGGTAAGCGATCGCGTTGGTCCTGAGTTAGACTATCGCGATAGTCTGAGTCTTTCCAAGCCCTTACTACATCAATGTTTTCAAACATATCGGCTTTCCTGGAACATCTCCAGTATTGCTTGTACGGTTCCCAGATTATCATGAGAATTAGAATCATTCTCATTAAGTTTTTTAACGATTGCTGCCGAATATTATTAAGAATTGTCAACTTTTCTCAAGTGAGAGCGTGTTCCCCTGGTGTCCCGGTTACAGTGCAGATTCAAGAAATAACAGCCTACCCCAGCGGAAACTCAGCCGCTAGGGAATCAAGAAATCGCAGCGATCGCCCGATTGAGCGAGAATATCCCCAGGAGTGCCCTGGAGTTTGACGCGACCCTCATCCAGCCAGATAATCCAGTCAGCGCGCTCAATCACCCGAGGACGATGACTAATTAAAATCGTGGTTTTTTGGTGGCGAGAGGACAACAGGCGATCAAGAACATCCGCCTCACTTACCGGGTCGAGTCCGGCGGTGGATTCATCTAAAATCAGCAGGGGAGGGTCGGTGACAATTCCCCTGGCGATCGCTAATCTTTGTCGCTGTCCCCCAGACAAATTCATGGCAAATTCCCCTAAAATTGTATGATATTTATTCGGAAGTTTACTAATAAATTCATCCGCCTGGGCAATTTGGCAAGCGGTGACAATTTGCTCAAAGGATACCGGCAGCGAACCCAAGTGAAAGTTATCTAAAATAGAACGACTCCAAAAGTGAGCATCTTGCGGAACCAAAACCACCTGTTGCCGGACGCAATCCCAGGATAAATCCGTCAAATTATAAGGTTCAATCCGAATGGTTCCCGATGAGGGCTGATATAAACCGGCAATCAATTTGGCTAAGGTACTTTTTCCACAACCGGACTTGCCAATAATGGCGATCGCCTTGCCTCCCGGTATGGTCAGCGAAAAGTCTTTGAGCAACTCCACTCGTCCTGGATGATGAAACGTTAAATTCTGGCAAATCACCGGCGCATCCGCCGCCAATTTTGCCGTAGGTTTTATCTCTTCATTCGGTTCTGATTGCGCTTCTATCACATCCATCAACCGTTCCGTTGCCGCCTGAGTGCGGGTGACTTGGGGAACGAAACTCACCAGACTGGTCATTAACAAAATCAGATTCAAATTCAAAGCATTAAATCCTAACAATTGCCCAATACTTAATTGCTGATTAATCACCAAATGACTCCCCATCCAAAGCAAGAGAGTTTCCCCCGATAAAGCCAAAAATCCTGAAAAAACCTGGATAACAATCACCGCATTCATCACCCGAAAAGTCAAATGAGCTTGGCGACCATAGCGCCCTTGAAATTCGGCCCATAATTGGGGCGCTGCCTGAATGGTTTTGAGAGCCAAAGCTCCTTTAAATGTTTCGACCAAAATCCCTTGAGTTTCTGCGGCAAAGGCCAATAAATTTCGGGTTCTTTGCTGAAGATACGATAAAAAACAGACCATCCCCAAGGCGATCACTGCGGCGATTCCCAGGGCGACTAAAGTCAGAACCCGACTATAAATTACCATAAATGTCACGGAAGCCACTGCAATTAACAACTGGCTGGGGAGAATTAAACCCACGCGAGAAATCAGTTGATTAACTTCTCGAATATCCAGTAACCGACTAGAGACTTCCCCACTGCGGTGGGTTTCATAGTAAGTCAGGGGTAAGCTGAGAATTGCCCGCCCAAATTCTAACATTAAATCGAGTTCTAAGCGTTGGGCTAAATAAGTGACTAAATGGGATTGGGCTAAATTCAAGCCGCTACTGATGATATGCATGACTAAAACTGCTTTAATCATCACATTGAGCAATTGAGTATCCCCGCGAACTAAGACATCATCGGTGAGGACTTGCAACAGAAAAGGAGTTGTCAGAGAAAGACAACCAATCGTTAGGTTAAATAACAAACTCCGGCCTAAAAGACTGCGGTGATGCCATAACCGCTCAAGTAAGCGTCTATAGCCGCTCATTTTACCGCGATCATCGAGCAACTGATAAAAATCGCTCCGGGTTTCCAGCAGAAGCATTACGTTATTCATCCAGCCTGCTGTAATTTCTTGGGAGGATAAATAGCGCAGGCCAAAAGCCGGGTCTGCTACCACATATTTTTGACCCCGCCGCCCATACAGCACAACCCAATGATTGCCTTTCCAATGAATAATTCCCGGTAAAGGAATCAGTTTTTTATCCACAAGTTCTAGGGCGTCGGTTCAGTAAAAGGGCTTGACAAAACCAAGCAAATGTGAATCTACCTGCTGGACTCAACTACAGTGCGGCCTGTTGTATTGGTAAAACCTCATTCATTCGAGCAATGACATGAAGATTATGGACAACAGCCACTCGTCTGAGGTCGAAGAGGTTTTTGCGCTGTCCAATATAACGGGCACGTTTGTCCTGCCACTGTCCGACATGAGCCAGAGAGTGTTCTACAGACGTTCTCTCCCTCAGTTGAGCGCGACCGCTTGAGGTAGATTGACGCTGACGTAATTCCTGCATCAATCCTTCATCGGGATGGATAGATATGCTGCGGCCATTCTTACTCGTAGTACAGCGTTCTCTCAGGGGACAAGCAGCACACTCCGGTTTAGGAAAATGAACGATCTTACCGGGTTCAAACGGCATAATAACTTGATTTGGACAACTAATTACCTGGTTATCCCAGTCAAAAACAAAGGCGTTTTTATCAAATCGTCCTGAGTTTCTTACCGGCCACGCTTTACAAAATATCTGTAATTGTTCGGAGCGTTCTTTTACCCAATGACTCGATAAATAAGCTCGGTCGATATGGAGTTCATTTAACTGAACCTGTTGTCTTTTTAAGTCAACTTCTAAGTCAACAGTGGCAGCAGCTTCTGGTGTATTAGCACGGGTTACAGCCACAGCCCGAATTACCCCTATATCTAAATCTTTAAGAATATGGCGTTTATAACCATTTATTTTTTGAGAACGGCTTTTTCGGCCATGCCGCATATCTGGGTCTTCAATGGAAATGCGTCGGTCCTTAGCAACCCCTTTGGCCAGCTTCGGCACTCCCATTGTGTCTAATGTCACATTTTGGGATTCAATCAATCGGGCAACCTGGAGAGGAGCTTGTGCCTCTTCTATTTCATCAGGATTAGACTGCTGTTGTATCCATTCTTCTACAGAATTGAGGCTCTTTAGTATGGTTGATAATGCCTTTTGGCTTTCGGCTGGGTCATCCCAATTTAAATCTAATGCGGCTTTTAAGCTGGAACTATTGACAAAATCCGCTCCCGCTTCATTGGCAATTTCTGCCAGCCCCCACCCCTGCTGACTAGCTATTATGCTCAATGCCTTACGCAGAGCATGACCCAAGAGATTATAGGTATCTTCAACTTTACCTGCACCCCATAAAGGAGAGGAATCTAATGCAGCTCTTAAGTTAGCCGAACCAAAACCTCCTTTGAGCTTGGCAATGTCTACAGTCCGGTCAATTAAACGTTGGTCAAAGCCTTTTTTAATTAAGGCGCTTCTGAATCTTATTAAAGTGGCTTTACTGAATGGGGGTTTTTCGCAGTTCAGACAATTCAGAGCTAATTGCCATCGTAGGTCCATGACTAGCTCTTCAATCACTTCCTCGTCAGAAATACCCATATAAGCTTGGAGAATAGTGGCTAAGGCCAATTGGGCTGGTGCGACGGGACAGTTGCCCATTGTACTGTCTTTAAAAATGGTGTTTAGTTCTTCTTGAAACTCATCATCGAATATGAACAGACGGTTCAGGCGAAGAAAAGTAAAAAGCTTGGCTTTTTTGATGCGATTAATAATTACCTGTTCTGAATCTGATAGCTCTACTGGCGGGTGCCACAAAGGAGGACGCATAGACTTTATACCGTAATGAGGGCTTGAATTTAATCGGGTCGTCAATTTCAGTTAGGCATAGTCCAGTTATTTTGTCAAGCTCGGGTACTGAACCGACGCCCTAGGGGAACGCGAACTCCCCGGGCATTAAATCCCAGGGTTTGTGCCCCTTGTTTCAAATTTAATAAGGTGGTGCCGAGTTGTCCAGTTCCGGCAGCTTCTCTGGTCCGTTTAATGGAAAATTTTTTGCCATAGGCAGAGGAAACCGTGGCTAAACAAGCCGCCCCACAATCTTCTTCATTGTGTTGCAAAATTACCGGGTATTTTTTCATAAAATTTCAGGAGATATCAAAGAAAAATGACTGATTTACAAGCCCTCGGAGTCATCGGATTGAGGGGAGAGGATGGGGGGACGAAGTGCGAGGACTGAACTCACGGTTTCTGGGGTCGCCAACCGCAGTAATCCGTAACCGATTCCGGCGAGTCCACTCATCAATCCAGGGGTTTCCACACCCAAAGGAGTGCCGCACAGCCAACCCTCAGATTGGATACTTTCGAGGATGCTGCCGCCCGTGTGGAGGTGAGAATGCCACTGGGGTTCCCCCAGGGTGAGACTGGCTTGTAAGACAAATTCTAAATTGCCCAAATCTCCTTGGGCGAGGGAGTGATTCTGTCCAAATCCCCGATCGCAGGTGATGTCCAGGGCTGTATAAATTTCCTGGCGAATTTGGGGATCATCCTGATGCTGGAGGGCATACAACCGGGCTAATCCAATCCCCGGTGCACCGTGAGACCAGGCGAGAGGACCCAGATTCCCCACCCTTGGGGAATGGTCAAATTCTCGAAAATCCGGCCAGTTGCGGGCATTGGGGTCAAAGACACTGCGTTCGTAGGCGATCGCCGCGATCGCTGCCTTCTGAAACCGCTCTAGTTGCGTCACTGCCGCCAGTTCCAGGAGTGCGTAAGCAATTCCTGCCGCCCCGTGAGAGAATCCGGTTAAGGGTCGCTTGCTGCGGATAGCTGACGGAATCCAACCGATGCCGGTTTCCTGGGGTCTGGCACCGATAATCAGGCGATCGCCACATTGAATCGCCACATCCAGAATCTGGGAATCCGGGGCCACTGCATATAAACTTAACAAACTTAAAATGCAGCCTGCTGACCCCGAAATAATATCCCACTCTTCATCCTGAAGGATGGCCTCCGGTAAATAGTCCAGCCATTCCCTCGCTACGGAAATCAGTTGAGGTTGATTGAGCTGAATTGCCAAATGGCTTAAGCTATAAATCGCACTCCCGAACCCGGTAAACCCGCCAATTGACTCCCCAGGTTTCAACTCTTTTTCTAAGCAAACTTGCCAATAATTAAGCGCCGCAACGGCTAAGTTTTGATAGCGAACTTCTTGGGTAATGTTGCCCAAATAAGCCAAAAATAAGCTAATTCCCGGCAGTCCATCATAGAGATGAATATCAACCCGGCGAATGGCTAATTCCCCTTCCCTAATCCAAGTCAGTCCGATCCAGTCGGCCATCTGATTCTGACAGAGTGCTACCTGTTCCAGTCTATCTCCAATGGCGCAAGCCGCTTTCAAATAGGTCTGGGAACTGGGACGGGTTTCTGGAACCCGCATCGGATACGAAGGCCATTGAATGGCGTCTGGGGACCGGATGACGGTGGCGATCGCAGCACGAATCAATCCCACTTGTCGTTCTAAGTTCGTTTCATCCATCCCTTGCAGGTGAAGGCGGACAGAATCTAGGGCAGATTCTGGTAAAAAATCTGAGATGATTTCCCCCTGACCCGACTTTAAATCTCGGGAATTTGGCTGAGTGGTAAATCGGGGAATATCCCCTTGCCATAACTCTTGAATTTCAGCAGGTATTACCCGGGCTAAACTCGGAAAATTAGGCACTTCTACCCAGAGTTTATCAAATAGGCGATCGCGGTCTAACGCATCCCGCAACAAGTCCGGATGAAATCCCTCCTGCAACAATAATCCATAAGTCCGAGTCGCCCGCAAAACCACCCGGATTTCATCCTCAGCAAACGTATTGAATAGCCCAGACTCACCCACCAAATTATCCCTATTTTTGACCAAAACTCGATAAATTTCTGTAAATCCCGTAATAATTGCTGCCGTATAATCTTCCAACTTTACCGAGGCCCCGTTCAGGGTGGGACGATTCAAATCTGGGGGTAATTGAACCGCTTTACGAGAGATTTTCATTTCATCGGTTGCCACTCCCTGCCAGGTGGGAATGGCATCAGGAGTCATGGGACTGCCTGAGTTCCCTAACCCACTAATATCAATCCCTCCATACCCTTGATTCCCCCACAAATTCATCGGTAAAATCCCCACACTTAACACAGACCAATCCAGTTCTCTTTCCGCCAAACAGTCGGAATTGAACCCCTCCAATTGGCTATACCGAGGGTGAAATAAAGATTCCAAATCTACTAAAATCGGCTGTTCTCCGACGGCGATAATATTATTGCTATAAAAATCCGTAGCTTGGAGGGCATATAATAAGGCTAAATATCCTCCCTGTCTTTGATAAAATCGCTCAATTTGAGCGGCGGTATCACAGGGTTGAGCAGTCACATATTCCACCCAACCATACTCCCCGCAATTGAGAACATTCAAGATTGGGAAGGGGGGATAATTGCCTTGTTTATTGAGCCAATTTAGTAAATTTTGAAAATGAATATCAATGCTGAGAGAGCGGGGTTTATAAACTAATTTAAACCCGGAACTAAACTCGGCGATCGCCACCGAACGTCCCCCATTATGCGAATCCCCCGCATTGGAATTCAGATGGACTAATCCGCCCGGTTCAGAGTCCCGACTAAACTGCTGGATAATTCTCGGCCAATCCTGACAGAGGCGTTCCACAAATTCATAACTGACGGTAATCCATCCCTGGATTGAATTAAGGACTTGCCGGGTCAAAACCGGGTATTCTGTCCACAAGGCTAGAGCCATTTCCGGTTGTTGCAGTTGCTGAATAAACTGAGCAAATCTTTCGGCACTACTGTTACCAGATAATTTTCCTTGGATGCGCGCTACATTTAATTCCAAGACTAAAGTGCGGGTACTCATCCAGAGCAATTCTTTCGGTAAAGGTTCATACAAAATTGCGGCAATGGTTTGGGAATTGATGCAGTCAGGGGAGTGGATGGACAGCAAGGTTTGAAGTTTCTCCTGGAGGCAACTGCGCCCCCAGGCAATTAACGGAGAAAATAGGGTTAAAAACCCAGAGACTCCGGATTGAGTATCACTCAGATTTCCGGTTTCCG includes:
- a CDS encoding mersacidin/lichenicidin family type 2 lantibiotic, giving the protein MFENIDVVRAWKDSDYRDSLTQDQRDRLPENPAGLIELSDEDMSSIAGGHPTVRPTTCSCCGSAALTA
- a CDS encoding peptidase domain-containing ABC transporter, which translates into the protein MDKKLIPLPGIIHWKGNHWVVLYGRRGQKYVVADPAFGLRYLSSQEITAGWMNNVMLLLETRSDFYQLLDDRGKMSGYRRLLERLWHHRSLLGRSLLFNLTIGCLSLTTPFLLQVLTDDVLVRGDTQLLNVMIKAVLVMHIISSGLNLAQSHLVTYLAQRLELDLMLEFGRAILSLPLTYYETHRSGEVSSRLLDIREVNQLISRVGLILPSQLLIAVASVTFMVIYSRVLTLVALGIAAVIALGMVCFLSYLQQRTRNLLAFAAETQGILVETFKGALALKTIQAAPQLWAEFQGRYGRQAHLTFRVMNAVIVIQVFSGFLALSGETLLLWMGSHLVINQQLSIGQLLGFNALNLNLILLMTSLVSFVPQVTRTQAATERLMDVIEAQSEPNEEIKPTAKLAADAPVICQNLTFHHPGRVELLKDFSLTIPGGKAIAIIGKSGCGKSTLAKLIAGLYQPSSGTIRIEPYNLTDLSWDCVRQQVVLVPQDAHFWSRSILDNFHLGSLPVSFEQIVTACQIAQADEFISKLPNKYHTILGEFAMNLSGGQRQRLAIARGIVTDPPLLILDESTAGLDPVSEADVLDRLLSSRHQKTTILISHRPRVIERADWIIWLDEGRVKLQGTPGDILAQSGDRCDFLIP
- a CDS encoding IS1182 family transposase is translated as MRPPLWHPPVELSDSEQVIINRIKKAKLFTFLRLNRLFIFDDEFQEELNTIFKDSTMGNCPVAPAQLALATILQAYMGISDEEVIEELVMDLRWQLALNCLNCEKPPFSKATLIRFRSALIKKGFDQRLIDRTVDIAKLKGGFGSANLRAALDSSPLWGAGKVEDTYNLLGHALRKALSIIASQQGWGLAEIANEAGADFVNSSSLKAALDLNWDDPAESQKALSTILKSLNSVEEWIQQQSNPDEIEEAQAPLQVARLIESQNVTLDTMGVPKLAKGVAKDRRISIEDPDMRHGRKSRSQKINGYKRHILKDLDIGVIRAVAVTRANTPEAAATVDLEVDLKRQQVQLNELHIDRAYLSSHWVKERSEQLQIFCKAWPVRNSGRFDKNAFVFDWDNQVISCPNQVIMPFEPGKIVHFPKPECAACPLRERCTTSKNGRSISIHPDEGLMQELRQRQSTSSGRAQLRERTSVEHSLAHVGQWQDKRARYIGQRKNLFDLRRVAVVHNLHVIARMNEVLPIQQAAL
- a CDS encoding cysteine peptidase family C39 domain-containing protein, which encodes MKKYPVILQHNEEDCGAACLATVSSAYGKKFSIKRTREAAGTGQLGTTLLNLKQGAQTLGFNARGVRVPLGRRFSTRA